AATGGATTATGGATGAGCTATGGTCCTAGAATCATGTCTAAATTGTAAACTATTGGATCTTTAGAGAAAAGAAATTGCAAGCTCTAGGTCATTTGTGGTTGCCAATCAGATTGTTAATCCAGTGCTTCATAATACTAGTCCCCATCAGAATTTACCCTTTTTAGTAACAGTAATTTGGAAGTAACAGTAACAGTTGTTCAATTGAAACCTGATCTAACTTTGACTTGTTAGtatatttgtgttttttttttttttttttgataactagTATATTTGTTTTCTAATCAGTTTCTAAGTACTATTATAAATATAACTCAGCGATAGATTTTTTGGGATGCTCATGACATGCAGCATCTTGTTTTAGTTTATATGGTTCAGTAGAATTATAGTAACTCTTTGACAGGTGTGTACAGGTGTGTAAGTCAATAAACTTGTTTTTTTGCTGTGGTAATGTGTGTTTGATTTAGATGTTTATCATGTTCCTGTATGATAAGATAAAATACTCTGCTCAACTAGTGCTTGTTGGTACGAATGAGTTAATAGATCAATGGCATAAAACTCAAGCTATTTCACTTCTGAAGTTGTTATTTTTCTAGACCTTTATCTTCTAATTTGAATTCTATGTCTTCATCAACTACGGGATCAGCATATGAATGAGCAGAAAATCCTAAATGCTGTTTGCATTGAGAAGGATGTGGATGGATTCCACCCACTAAATATTGGACGGCTTGCGATGCGAGGTAGAGAGCCGTTATTTGTCCCCTGTACACCCAAAGGATGCATTGAGCTGCTGCATCGGTACAATGTTGAAATCAAGGGGAAAAGAGCGGTTGTCGTTGGCAGGAGCAATATAGTCGGAATGCCTGCTGCCCTGCTGCTGCAGGTAATAGTCTAATAAACAGTGGTCTTCTCTATTAAGCTCTTAGTCTCTTATAATGTCTCTGTACTATTATTGCCCTTTCCGATGTTTCTTCCTATTTTTACCCTAGAGGGAAGATGCCACCGTCAGCATTGTTCATTCCAGAACCAAGAACCCGGAGGAGATCACAAGACAAGCTGATATCATAATATCAGCCGTAGGGCAACCAAACATGGTTAGAGGTAGCTGGATCAAGCCTGGGGCAGTAATTATTGATGTCGGGATTAATCCTGTGGAGGTATGAAACTATACACTGTTTTCTTCTAATTGTCATGCTCGTGATTATCCAATAATTTTTGTGAGTGCTGATTTGTATGCTGTCCAACAGGATACTACAAATCCTCGAGGCTATCGACTAGTTGGAGATGTTTGTTATGAGGAGGCCAGCAAGGTTGCTTCAGCTATCACTCCTGTTCCTGGAGGAGTTGGGCCCATGACTATAGCAATGCTTCTCTCTAATACTTTGGTATCAGCAAAGCGAATTCACAACTTCGAGTGAGATTTTAAAGTTCACTACTCTAACCAGGTGGGTGTTCTCATTGAGCTTCTCAGCTTGTAGCATGAACTCTAACTTTAGGGAATAAAGCATCTAAACGATCTTCAACTGGAGAGACAATGATAGGCTACCTAAAGGTGGTGAAAGCTGGATACTATGACATATTTTATAGATCTTGGTAGGAATAAGGTGTCATGGCGGAAATCAAGTCTTAGTTTTTAACGCGCTCAAACCCACTATGGTTTGATTGCACGTTTAAATGGTTTTTTCCTTTCAGGAGTAGTCTTCAGTTGTCTTGTCTGGCTGAAGCTCTTGTGCCTGAACAGTTGTATATTTGCTGTTAGATGTAAGGGTTTTGTTCAACATATATGCAGATTTCATATCATTTGATGAACATGATGCATTGAACTCTCAAGAATGTAGAGCTATGGTTAATTTTACATCCATGCATTGCAGTCTTTATTCCTTCAGTAAAATGTTCTACGATATTAGATGTGGATGTTTGCTGTTATTTTTTTTGACCTACTTCTCCTCTGATCAGATTTAACATGTATTTTATCTCTTTCCAAATTGAATATCCCATTAGTACTGGGCACAACACAAGTATTAAAAGTTGAAAATGTAAATTGTTCAAAATAAGTAGTAGTTCAGAAATAAATGCCGACTTTTTACTATTTTATGAACTAGTTTCTGTGCACGTGTATTTCAAATCAAttacacctctctataacaatcaaGTTTTTCTGGAATcgattttttatattatattctACTTCTCTATAATAGCATTTCACTTATAACAGCAACAATCAATTTTATAATAGTACGTTCTTCGTAAAATTATCctccatataacaactatctttttttttttttggtaatataataattgaccatctttataaaaatagaatatccatGATTATTAATAATAAGTGtatagattttgaccaaatatttgatcatttaatacactatttatgacaaaaaatatcatatgaatatatatattttcattatgAAACGATTTTCCTTTGTtgtacaaagtgtgattaagcttagaatttgataattaaaaatgaaaattagattttatgcctCTTTTTTGCCTGTAACAGcgaagtattatttaaatgtcaatgctgttataggtgtataacagtcattctctataacagctgaaaaatttcggacccaaTAATGAGGTTTGACTGCATTTGCAAAACATCGCTTTGAAAAAACCTTGTTCCGTAGAAGTTGCGAAAAAATTAACAATTCAATGAACAAAATGATACTTCAATAAGTATACTGTATCCGGTTAGGCTATTGTAGTGTTCCTGTAATCTTAGTTTCTTTATTAGAGTCGACAACAATTTTTTCAAAGATGACACCTTTATTCATAACACCACAAACATGTGAAGCAACATCACGTTTGTTAAATAAAACCCATAACAGGTTTAGGTCTATTGACACAGTATCCGATAACTATATGTCAATCCAACCATACATTCAAATGTTTAAAAATATGtttctttataattgttttgaaCTTTACTCTAATTAGTGCAGTTTTAGGGGATCTTTTTCATGTTCGAAATTTCACAAATTTTTGTTATGTATATTTAGCAGAGAAAGTGCATTAAATCACTATGATGTACAATGCTTGTGTCTTTACCACAATCTTCATTGTCTAATGTATGTGACAAACTAAGGACAAGATCGAGCTCATAGGTTGTTGTGGCTCAAACACAAAgattaaaatgaattgaaagctattgactagcttcttttttagcttctTCTTAACGTATGCAACAATGCTTGGAATGCTTGGAAAAGATAAGTAcaacaatgcttctgccaagattcttaaaatgaattgaaaacTATTGACTAACTTCTTTTTTAGCTTCTTCTTAACGTATGCAACAATGCTTGGAAAAGATAAGTGcaacaatgcttctgccaagattcttaaaatgaattgaaagctattgactagcttcttttttagcttTTGACTTGTACATGTAAAAAGTTTAACAATCCGTTGACAAGATTCTTAAAGTATGCAACAATGCTTGGAAAAGATAAGTGcaacaatgcttctgccaagattcttaaaatgaattgaaagctattgactagcttcttttttagcttcttcttaacgtatgcaacaatgcttggaaaagataagtgcaacaatgcttctgacaagattctttaaaaaaattgaaaggtattgactagcttcttttttagcttATGAATTGTTCATGTAAAAAGCAAAGAAATCCGTTTCCAAgtcaaaaataaattgaaagctattgactagcttctttttagcttctgacttgtccatgtaaaaagaaaaggaatccaTTTCCACGTGgaaaaaattgaaagctattgagtagcttcttttttagcttatgaattgtccatgtaaaaagcAAAGAAATTCGTTTCCAAgtcaaaaataaattgaaagctattgactagcttcttttttagcttctgacttgtccatgtaaaaagaaaaggaatccgTTTCCAAGTAAAAAGAAATTGAAAGTtattgactagcttcttttttagcttctgacttgtccatgtaaaaaATTTAAGAATCCGCTGACAAGGTTCTTAAAGTATGCAACAATGCTTGGAAAAGATAAATGCAATAATGCTTCTGACAAGATTCTTTAAgaaaattgaaagctattgactagcttcttttttagcttatcaattgtccatgtaaaaagcAAAGAAATTCGTGTCCAAgttaaaaataaattgaaagctattgattAGCTTCTTTTTAGCTTCTGACTTATGcatgtaaaaagaaaaggaatccattttcaagtgaaaaaaaattgaaagctgacgagcttcttttttagcttctgacttgtcCAATTTTTTAGCTTTGCATTTCGCAAAGTATGCAACGAAATATAAAAGCTTGGAAAAGATAACTGCAACAATGCTTCTAacaagattcttaaaaaaaattgaatttgacttgtccatgtaaaaagaaaaggaatacatttccaagtaaaaaaaaataattgaaagctattgacaaGCTTCTGACAATTTTTATCCTTGTATTTCGCAAGGTCAGCAACAAAATATAAAAAACTTAAATTTGACAAGTCCATGACGAAAAGTTATTTATAAACTTGGATAactccaattttttattttacattttcgATGCATATGcaacgaaatgcaacaaaatTTACATTATAAAGAACTCTAACCGGTCATTGTTATCTTCGGGTGAGCGTTTACAAgcaagagccatttttttttttaattttgcatTTCACAAATTATCCAAAATCTTCGACTGAGACTTAACAATCCATTTACTATCCAAAAAATGTCGAACAAAAAAGAGAACACTCCTGGAAGCTCTTCCTCACCTTTTGCTTGGGCATTCCCGGAAAACAAAAATGATAGCTCAAGTTCAGAGTCACCCAACAGTGACTGGGGAACATGGGATCCATATGATTTTAAGATGGACATGTACAACCCGCACATGCTTGACGAACGAGAGGATAATTTTCGGATGCTGAAAAAATCAGATCCATGTGAGTACTACTGCGGATTACGTCGTGAATGGGAGCATAGGTACCATGAGTCAAATATGCTCATGAATGAGCTTGAGCAACGGGGGGCACTCAAGCCACGTCGATTCTCTGTGTGGATGGAACGCAGGGATATGGTAGAATATGAGATAGCTGTGAAACAAATTCGAAAGGAGAATAATAGGATGTTGGTGAGACGTTGTAGGTACTATATCCTTAAGCTCGCTGAAGAACAAGCTGCAACAACAAATCGCACGCTAACAGAACATGAAAGAGCAAGTGTTTTAGCACACGAACTTTACAAATAGGATGATGACATGCCTAACGAACGCCCTTAGACCAACTATGTGTTATGtgttttaattttcaattataatgtaattttatgttcatTCAATAAAGTGTTGTGTAAGTTCTATCCAACAATAACTGTTAAATTAAAGACAAAATTAAACTCTACAATACGAACCGTTTATATTTTAAAGTAAGGACGACAACATATTATTGAAGGACGACAACATATTATTGAAGATTACATAAGATAACAAAGATTacataaaataacaataacatagaactcatgaaaaaacTTAACAgtaaacaagcaacaacaactactgagtaCGATTGGGGCAACGATTTTTGTTATGACCGGTTTGCCTGCAAGTTCCACACctcctagccatgcgagcaggagcaatgtccatttcattcctccttctagttgttctctgggctccagaagttcgctcatatgcagtgtttgcaattaaacagAAGGGTCTTGcaggccaatatgcctcatcacccaaggGAGAAAACTTTCCACTGTATGTTTGCTTGTAATACCtacaactgtagtacttgctaacacaGTCCTTAGGCTGAATTTTACGGATCCGATAGAATTTAATTGTATgggaacatggcatgtggtagttttttcatttcccacacgaacatttttttccattgtcagagactttatggacatttccacccttaccttcgtgtgcaaatgtcagaatctcgaAGACCCCAGTCATAATGTTGTAGTTCATCATATCAGTGTGCATGGCGGCCCTATCCCAATATTCATGGAACTTCTTATCAACACCGGGCGGCCAAGTCTTCTTATTTACCATTAGCAGAGCAGTAAGGGCGCTTCTTTTAACAAAATggtcaacaagatttttaaaggtCAAGCGAACCATGGCAGTAACAGGCAGtccacgagctttcttcaataaaccgttgtaagactcaGAGACATTTGTCGTCATAGCCCTCCACCTATAACCACCGTCCTTATACAATGTCCATTTTTCCTTCGGAAGCTCGCTTAACCACATATGCGCTGCAGGTGACAAAGTTTTGATTTGTTACATCCTCATTTGGtatttcttcttctggtgctctgtagcatccaaccacattagcttctcaagatCAGAGTTCAGAAACTTTTTGTTAAAGTTGCTTTTTAAATGTCGAACACAAAAGCTATGATGTGTGGTGGGTGGCAGTAACCATTCATGTGTCATTACACATTGCAAGATCTCTTGGTGACGGTCAGAAATTAGTCCAATGCCTTTTCTATCACAAACAACATGTCTCCATAATAAACTGAGAAACTAAGTCCATGACTCATAGCTCTCGCGTGCAactatagcatatgcaagtggaaaaatatttCCGTTTGTATCAATGCCAACAGCAATCAAcaatttcatctcatacttaccataGACATGGGTGCCATTTATTGAGATGACcggcctgcaacttttgaatccatcgatacttggtttaaaggcccagaaaagatacttgaagatgtattcgccttgcattgtagttgactcGTGTGTCCACTCAACAATAGTGCCCGGATTGAAATGTTCTAGGGCAGCCATGTATCGAGGCAATGCCCTAAAATAACCTTCGAAATCACCATACACCATCTCAAAAGCTTTCTTACGCCCTTTTTgcgcttttctataactaggagtatagTGATGGATGCCTTTTATAGTTTTCTGAACAAACTTAATACTGATTTGTGCATTGATCATAACATATGGTATCAACGAAGTAGCAATCATGTTGCTATTCAAATTGAAATGATCCTCTGTATAATCATCCGTATCACAATTATGTGGCTCAATCATTTTTCCTGCTTTCCACATACCACTTCCGATCAACGAAAAACGGATCATCCAACTACAACCTTCCTCATGCCGCTTGCAAATAACCTTCCAAAATGTACCTTTGGCTTGATctgttttatattattttttgtgGGCTATATTATAGAGTCTCATTGCACCTTTCATTTGCTTCTTGCtgtgaaataacatacctatttgcatgtacaagaaaaaatatcaactccgaattacaccaattaaaatcacaaaattcaaaaataatatattattaaaaaaattagtcGCACCAAACTAACCTGATTTGATAACTTTAGGATTACTGGAATTCCAAAGTGCAGCCCGAACAGACCCGTTATCTCTCATGTATGCAAAATCTTCCGGTTCTACTTCTTCTGTATTATCCAAATATGGGATCACATTTGAATGATAATTAACACTAACATTACTGGTCAGAATCGTCACCGTCAGCAGACGATTGATCATCGTCCGTCCCTTCATGATCTAATGGACTATCTCTATTCGACTAATTTATTATATCATTAGCTAAAtcgttattgctcacaatttgtgtgagctgagtcAACGTGGAGTTACCTTCAAAATCGTTATgcctataaataagaaaaattcatagaatttacaagtcaaatacaattatacaatccatgaataaagtgaataaaatatgattatatttACCTATCATTGTCCAATTCACTTGGACCAGGATGTGAAGGGTGTCGTACATTACAATTCAAATAATGCTACTACGTAGTAGCATTATTTGGTCCACCCGACTCACAATTCTGTCCACTCCAATCAAAGTTATGATCGTGCGTTGAAGCCATACCATCATACTGTGTACCATAATTAGTTGTATCATTTGACTGACTACCAAATCCTACAATTGTTTGTTGTTGAACTACACCCCTTGAAAAACCAATATTCAAACTTGGGAGATAGGTAGTACCTCCAAAATCGAACTCATTGTCGGTCGGTACTTCGACCTGGGTAGAGCGTTGAACTGTAGCATACATGTCAAGCGCCGCTATGcatatgtgatttttaaaaattctCAGGACAACGAAGAAATGACGATAAAGATTCATCGTCCGTAATTGGCATCTCACCATAAATTGGTGAACCATCGGCTGTAAATGAACTTGGACATCGTCCGGCTATAACCACCGATAGTTCAGGATcatttacgaacattttactccttaagacgtgttgcagacgatcatattttagggaaattggaaacctttgccctatttcaggaccacggttgtatctaaccgaacctgcttcatacacaacttcaccaccccaaaataaatacactttaacatgagtttccgtcatctttcatgaaatatatgagagaaaaaataaaagttgaaggatatgaaacAGATAAGAGAAAAACAATAGATGAAAAATATGAGAtgaataaaagaaaattgaaagactaaggatataccataagtaaagataggacaatatttataaatgaagaaaagtaaaaaatttcgcaaattaagtcaccaaatgtaaaagatattattttgacaactattcaatgctcgtctgaaactgattgaaccaacagaaatgaacaaaaaaataaaattaaaaccatagcgatatgaagagcagaaaaacggtaaaaagggggggggggggggggggttcgctatatcctatttctttttttaatacactaaatgcaaaaaaaaaattataatttcctatttcatttttttattcacgaaatgcaaaagaaaaaaaaaaacttatttcgtgaattaaatcacgaaatgcaaaaaaaaaaaaaatcagtttcgttATTATTCacgaaatataaaaataaaaaaaaacataaaacacctatttcgttg
The sequence above is a segment of the Lycium barbarum isolate Lr01 chromosome 6, ASM1917538v2, whole genome shotgun sequence genome. Coding sequences within it:
- the LOC132645604 gene encoding bifunctional protein FolD 4, chloroplastic-like, translated to MASSSPITTMMKMNCSPLVGPHQIQFRCSTVGPFHNPSFPRTIVDHSAFSSSSVITAAMTRETSVKVIDGKKVAKDIRDEITAEISRMKDSIGVVPGLAVVLVGERKDSATYVRNKKKACEAVGIKSYEVCLPENSTEEEVLKSISGFNDDPMVHGILVQLPLPSHMNEQKILNAVCIEKDVDGFHPLNIGRLAMRGREPLFVPCTPKGCIELLHRYNVEIKGKRAVVVGRSNIVGMPAALLLQREDATVSIVHSRTKNPEEITRQADIIISAVGQPNMVRGSWIKPGAVIIDVGINPVEDTTNPRGYRLVGDVCYEEASKVASAITPVPGGVGPMTIAMLLSNTLVSAKRIHNFE